The sequence below is a genomic window from Lodderomyces elongisporus chromosome 2, complete sequence.
TCATTTCTTCGTCTTCCACCTCAACACTAACGGGTTGTGTCGACTCGGTTTCGACTTTGACGGTTTCTTGAGATGGCGTGATGGACTCGTCTTCAATCTCAATTGAAATTTGTTCAACCATGCTTGAACTATTGTAAATTGTATCTAGTAGGAAATTACCGTTGCTGATACggactttttgttttttaattagAGGATCGAATTTGTGTATAGCAAATCGAAAAGTGAATTATTaaagtgaaagtgaaagtgaaaatgaaaagaaaagtatgagaaacaaaagtgaATGAAGTAAAAGAACGCGTCGTTTCGTCTATCAGTCACGTGAATAACCAGtgattttctttcattcaaTAGACTTAGGAGTTGAACAAGTAAACAACTTCATCTTGAGTAATACACAGAATACACATTCCTATTAGATTAGATTTTGATAtatgcatatatatatagatatgtctatatgtatatatgtataggTTTAcgattctttttctttttctttttcttttcttcttatttttttttttttttgaaatttacATCAGAAGATAGCTACAATACCACACGAAAAGGTGATATTAAATTGATATACTTTCGTCTATTATTACTTTCCATGACTCCATTAACCTATTTACAATCTTGggacaaacaaaagaatgaaagaaaaaataagggCACCTTGTGTATTTCGaccaaatttaaaaaaaaaaaaaatgagacCATTTGTGTACTATACTCCAGGTCTGTACACTTATACCGCCACTGACTCTTTTTCGGATTTGTTATCTTCGTTATgtgtttcatttttcaatagTTTAGGATTAACAATTTTCTCAGCGTATCCCATTTCCTCAAAATCCAATTCCGTAGCTCCTGGTCCTTCCTCTACAAACTTGATGGCGGAATGTAAGGCTAACTCGGGACTTTTGAAGCTATCAGCGTAACCCTCGACTTGCTGGATAAATTTTGGTGAGTTCGGCGATACTAATGGCTTCAATTTGCTTGCATTAAGTCCTACAGGCACAACGTATGTCCTCACCTTGTCCCAATTAATATGATACCTTCCACGACTATCGATGTTACCGATACCCGAGGAACCAGTACCTTTATAATAGTGTTTATTACCTTGCTTTGTAGTCAAGGGGTGTCTTTTTGACCCCGATTTAAGTTGACCGTACCATAGCGTTCCATCTCTATACGTTTTCCAGGGCCTCCTTAAGGAAGCCTGTGCTGTGGCTTGAAAGTTAAGGACTTGTGATGCTCTCATCTATGcagttttcaaaatgtatGTACTGTTGTGTGTTCaatactttttcaaaagactTTCCAAATACTCAACCTTGTGCAACAagatcaaatttttttccttttcccttcttcttcttcttttgtttttttcgcTCGTTTTTTcggtggttgtggttggggTGAGAGAGTTGTAAGAAAAGGTGTGCGAGTgcgagagtgtgtgtgtgcggATGTGCTTTTATTTGTGGTAAAGTTCAACTAAACAGCTACCAAATGGTGAGAGGACACTATACTAAACTTTGGTTGTtcatgttgttgttgttgttcatgttgttgttgttattgtttgtCAAAGATTTAGCAGCTCATCGATGCTTCGAGGAAACCACTATAACATCCATTATTCTGAGAAAATTGTGCTTATAATTCCTTCAGTTTGAATagtttaaaataaaaatcgCATTTACTAATTTCCACAatgatttgtttgttttatgTTTAAGAAAAAGCTCATCAACCATAGAGTAATAATCAAAGATGTTAAACAAGAGATGGAAGGTCGGCAATGCTCGCGTAATTGCGGTTCATCCAAGGACAGTGTTACCAGCAATAAGACTAAtcctttatatatatatatattctaaTCCAAATCTGCTAAAGATAATTCCACGCAATGTAATCCTAAATACTGATACTTAAtaccatatatatatgggCTATACACTGCGGCGCAAATCGCAATACAAGCGCAATAATCTCCaccaaaagcaaagaaaaaaaaagaatgcgaaaaaaataaaaaaataaaaaaaaagtaaatagtAAAAACGTATAATTGCAATTGGAAATggttgtgtgtgtgtgtaccACAAAATTAACTTTTAAACAGAGACAGAACAGATAAGGGCAGCAATCTTTGAATTTTATCCTATTGTTAAAACACtaaatgatttttttttcttttcatttttcattctttcctACGTACTtacttatttatttattaacCGCAAATAAAGCCGTCTGAGATGAAATACAACTTCTTCTaacatttctttctttctttctttctttccctcttttcATCATTACTAATTACATCAGCAATGTCAGTGTCCATACCAGAACAACCAGCAAACCAAGGGCCATTCAATGCCCAACACGGCTATGCCGATATAAATGTCAAGCCACAAAAATACTCGGATAAGCCTACGCCAATTTCACCACATAGCCATCAGAACAAGGCTTCTGGGTTTGTCTCAGAGCACACAGATAAAGAACATGTCAAGAAGTATGCAGAGCTGGGAGGAAAGAGGTTGTTCAACATGCTTATTGGGTTCCTTTGTCATTGATtgagagaaggaaaagtgTTGAAATGGAATTAggaaacacacacacacaagaacaaacaaacaaacacatacatacatcaATATAGATTTATGTAAAGCTATATATAAAGCTATATATAAATCTATATTGATATATCGATATTCATATCTATGTGTATATTCACATATACATAGGTATAAGAGAGTGCTAttctttataatttttttaatttcttttttttgttatttatATCAACCAGTGAAATAAACAATTTGTACTATATTATAATCTTGGTTGTCCCTTTTGCAACTCCTGCTTCACGATTTTCACGACTTCTTGAGCAAGTCCGAAACTGCCCTGGTATCCGCCGCCACCAGCACCGTATTCGTGTATCAACCATTTTTTTGACGTATCCAATTCTACTCGTGGCCCATCTTCTCTAAATGGGCGGAACCCGACACTGACTTGCTTGATTTCTATAGTTGTTGGGTTGTTTTTGTAGTTTGGATCGATGATTTCTGGCGCATATTTTATGGCTCTTTTCAATAATCGCGAGGTCAATTCCTTGTCTTCTTTGGGGTCCTTATCGT
It includes:
- the MRPL27 gene encoding 60S ribosomal protein L27, mitochondrial; translated protein: MRASQVLNFQATAQASLRRPWKTYRDGTLWYGQLKSGSKRHPLTTKQGNKHYYKGTGSSGIGNIDSRGRYHINWDKVRTYVVPVGLNASKLKPLVSPNSPKFIQQVEGYADSFKSPELALHSAIKFVEEGPGATELDFEEMGYAEKIVNPKLLKNETHNEDNKSEKESVAV